The Microbacterium paraoxydans genome includes a window with the following:
- the treY gene encoding malto-oligosyltrehalose synthase: protein MTDRPLSTYRLQISGSFPLEAAADVVGYLAELGASWAYLSPLLAATPGSNHGYDVVDHARIDPDRGGEDGLVRFASAARTAGLGILADIVPNHVGVAVPRQNPWWWEVLRLGRKTRRAAAFDIDWDAGSGRLLLPLLGASPEEVVANGELDVDTTPAADAPDGVLRYFEHELPLAPGTAALADDLPALLAAQNYELRFWEDQNTDLTYRRFFAVSELAGIRVERPDVFAESHREILRWLRTGLADGLRVDHPDGLVDPGAYLEQLADATGRAYTLVEKILEPGEALPAWWRTDGTTGYDALAELDRLFVDAEGVAALDRLDARLRAETGLPDALPWHDLIHDTKRMIADTLLAAEVRRLVRTLPHGIVHADDALAELLACFPVYRSYLPEGREHLCAAFAEARHRRPDLSAAFAALEPLLVDPSLEVAQRFPQVSGAVMAKGVEDTAFYRFTRLGTLTEVGADPSIPALSVEEFHDAQRARLAAWPHSMTTLSTHDTKRSEDVRARLSVLSEIPERWGEVLAELRAVATTGHGPLDALIWQAAVGAWPLPSDRLLAYATKAAREAAERTTWQHPDAAFEEGLAAIARSVEGDAAPILDRFVAEIVDAGRSNSLSAKLLQLTGPGVPDVYQGTELWDLSLVDPDNRRPVDFALRARMLRELDADHARGVLPPIDDSGAAKLLVTSRALRLRRDNPELFRFYRPAVVEGAAADHAVAVHRGGATAVATRLPVTLARRGGWGDTVLMRPELPGTDLLTGRRIPPGPVRLAELLDTYPVALIELAR, encoded by the coding sequence ATGACCGACAGGCCGCTGTCGACCTATCGCCTCCAGATCAGCGGCAGCTTCCCCCTCGAAGCGGCGGCCGATGTGGTCGGCTACCTCGCCGAGCTCGGCGCGTCCTGGGCGTATCTGTCGCCGCTGCTGGCGGCGACGCCGGGTTCGAACCACGGCTACGACGTGGTCGACCACGCGCGCATCGATCCGGACCGAGGGGGCGAGGACGGTCTCGTCCGGTTCGCCTCGGCGGCGCGCACGGCCGGCCTCGGCATCCTCGCCGACATCGTCCCCAACCATGTGGGCGTCGCGGTGCCGCGGCAGAACCCGTGGTGGTGGGAGGTGCTGCGACTCGGCCGGAAGACCCGTCGTGCCGCCGCCTTCGACATCGACTGGGACGCCGGAAGCGGACGGCTCCTGCTCCCGCTGCTGGGCGCGAGCCCGGAGGAGGTCGTCGCGAACGGCGAACTCGACGTCGACACCACCCCGGCCGCCGATGCGCCGGACGGGGTGCTGCGCTACTTCGAGCACGAGCTGCCGCTCGCCCCCGGCACCGCGGCGCTGGCCGACGACCTCCCGGCACTCCTGGCGGCCCAGAACTACGAGCTGCGATTCTGGGAGGACCAGAACACCGATCTCACGTATCGCCGATTCTTCGCGGTCTCCGAACTCGCCGGCATCCGGGTGGAGCGTCCCGACGTCTTCGCGGAGTCGCATCGGGAGATCCTCCGCTGGCTCCGGACCGGACTCGCGGACGGGCTGCGGGTGGATCATCCGGACGGCCTCGTCGACCCCGGTGCGTATCTGGAGCAGCTCGCCGACGCGACCGGGCGCGCGTACACGCTCGTGGAGAAGATCCTGGAGCCCGGCGAGGCCCTCCCGGCCTGGTGGCGCACCGACGGCACGACCGGCTACGACGCGCTGGCCGAGCTCGACCGCCTGTTCGTCGACGCGGAGGGTGTCGCGGCGCTGGACCGGCTGGACGCCCGGCTCCGCGCGGAGACCGGCCTCCCGGACGCGCTCCCCTGGCACGACCTCATCCACGACACGAAGCGGATGATCGCCGACACGCTCCTGGCCGCGGAGGTGCGCCGCCTGGTCCGCACGCTCCCCCACGGGATCGTGCACGCCGACGACGCCCTCGCCGAGCTCCTCGCCTGCTTCCCCGTGTACCGCTCCTATCTCCCCGAAGGTCGCGAGCACCTGTGCGCCGCCTTCGCGGAGGCCCGGCATCGACGCCCCGACCTCTCCGCCGCCTTCGCGGCGCTCGAACCGCTCCTGGTCGACCCCTCGCTCGAGGTCGCGCAGCGGTTCCCGCAGGTGAGCGGCGCCGTGATGGCGAAGGGCGTGGAGGACACCGCGTTCTACCGGTTCACCCGCCTCGGGACGCTGACCGAGGTCGGCGCCGATCCGTCGATCCCCGCCCTGTCGGTCGAGGAGTTCCACGACGCGCAGCGGGCACGACTGGCCGCCTGGCCGCACTCGATGACGACGCTCTCCACGCACGACACGAAGCGCTCGGAGGACGTGCGGGCACGCCTGTCCGTGCTCTCGGAGATCCCGGAGCGGTGGGGCGAGGTGCTGGCGGAGCTGCGCGCCGTCGCGACCACCGGACACGGTCCCCTCGACGCGCTGATCTGGCAGGCCGCCGTCGGAGCCTGGCCGCTGCCCTCCGACCGGCTCCTCGCCTATGCCACCAAGGCCGCGCGCGAGGCCGCCGAGCGGACCACCTGGCAGCATCCGGACGCGGCCTTCGAGGAGGGTCTGGCCGCGATCGCGCGATCCGTGGAGGGCGACGCCGCGCCGATCCTCGACCGGTTCGTGGCGGAGATCGTCGATGCGGGCCGTTCGAACTCCCTCTCCGCCAAGCTGCTGCAGCTCACCGGCCCCGGCGTGCCCGACGTCTACCAGGGCACCGAACTGTGGGACCTCTCGCTCGTCGACCCCGACAACCGTCGACCCGTGGACTTCGCTCTGCGCGCCCGGATGCTGCGGGAGCTCGACGCGGACCACGCCCGCGGTGTGCTCCCGCCCATCGACGACTCCGGTGCCGCGAAGCTGCTGGTGACCTCGCGGGCCCTGCGACTGCGGCGGGACAACCCGGAGCTGTTCCGCTTCTACCGGCCGGCCGTCGTCGAGGGCGCGGCCGCCGACCACGCCGTCGCCGTGCACCGCGGCGGCGCGACCGCCGTGGCCACGCGGCTGCCGGTGACGCTGGCGCGCCGCGGCGGCTGGGGCGACACCGTCCTGATGCGCCCGGAGCTGCCGGGGACGGATCTCCTCACCGGTCGGCGGATTCCGCCCGGACCGGTGCGGCTGGCGGAACTGCTCGACACGTATCCGGTCGCGCTGATCGAGCTGGCCCGATGA
- the treZ gene encoding malto-oligosyltrehalose trehalohydrolase, translating into MISVWAPRARRVRVRRLDAAGATVEERELTATTEGHWTADLVLADGERYGFLLDDGDDLRPDPRSRRQPDGVHGASAAFDPAAFAWTDASWTGRQLAGGLIYELHLGTFTPEGTLDAAIGRLAHLVDLGVTHVELLPVNAFNGAWNWGYDGVLWYAVQEEYGGPAAYQRFVDAAHAHGLAVVQDVVYNHLGPSGNYLPLFGPYLREGESNTWGDSVNLDEDAVREYILDNALMWLRDFHVDGLRLDAVHALHDRRPVHLLRELSERVDALSAQQNRPLTLIAESDLNDPTLILPREAGGYGLTAQWSDDWHHAVHVALTGETAGYYADFAAAEAVAKVTEGGFFHDGTFSSFRDRPHGSPIPAEVPSWRLVTFAQDHDQIGNRAAGDRLSATLSPDRLAVAAVLTLTAPGTPMLFMGEEWGATTPWQFFTAHPEPELGRAVAEGRTAEFARMGWDPDAVPDPQDPDTFHRSHLDWAEAEAPVHARLLALYRDLARLRRARPELTDPDSAHTTVEVRETDGRPEHRVYRIDRGGVSVLVNLSPTPATFAVPSTAELLLTTAPASSTPTLLTLPPDAAAIIN; encoded by the coding sequence ATGATCTCGGTGTGGGCGCCGCGGGCGAGGCGTGTGCGGGTGCGACGCCTCGACGCCGCGGGCGCGACCGTAGAGGAGCGGGAACTCACGGCGACCACTGAGGGGCACTGGACCGCCGACCTCGTCCTCGCGGACGGCGAGCGCTACGGGTTCCTGCTCGACGACGGCGACGACCTGCGCCCGGACCCGCGCTCGCGGCGGCAACCGGACGGCGTGCACGGCGCCTCGGCGGCGTTCGACCCCGCGGCCTTCGCCTGGACCGACGCCTCCTGGACCGGACGGCAGCTCGCGGGCGGGCTGATCTACGAGCTGCACCTCGGCACCTTCACGCCGGAGGGCACGCTCGACGCGGCGATCGGCCGCCTGGCGCATCTCGTCGACCTCGGCGTCACCCATGTCGAGCTGCTGCCCGTCAACGCCTTCAACGGCGCCTGGAACTGGGGATACGACGGCGTGCTCTGGTACGCGGTGCAGGAGGAGTACGGCGGTCCCGCGGCGTACCAGCGGTTCGTCGACGCCGCCCACGCACACGGGCTCGCCGTCGTGCAGGACGTGGTCTACAACCACCTCGGTCCGAGCGGGAACTACCTCCCCCTCTTCGGTCCGTACCTGCGCGAGGGCGAGAGCAACACGTGGGGCGACTCGGTGAACCTCGACGAGGACGCGGTGCGGGAGTACATCCTCGACAACGCCCTGATGTGGCTGCGCGACTTCCACGTCGACGGGCTCCGCCTCGACGCCGTGCACGCACTCCACGACCGGCGGCCCGTGCACCTGCTGCGGGAGCTCTCCGAACGGGTGGACGCCCTCTCCGCGCAGCAGAATCGGCCGCTGACCCTCATCGCCGAGTCCGACCTCAACGACCCGACGCTCATCCTGCCGCGGGAAGCCGGGGGCTATGGACTCACGGCGCAGTGGTCGGACGACTGGCATCATGCCGTGCACGTCGCGCTCACCGGGGAGACCGCCGGGTACTACGCCGACTTCGCCGCGGCCGAGGCGGTGGCCAAGGTGACAGAGGGCGGGTTCTTCCACGACGGCACCTTCTCGTCCTTCCGCGACCGTCCGCACGGGTCGCCGATCCCGGCCGAGGTGCCGAGCTGGCGGCTGGTGACCTTCGCGCAAGATCACGACCAGATCGGGAACCGCGCGGCCGGGGACCGGCTCTCCGCCACCCTGTCCCCCGATCGGCTCGCGGTGGCCGCCGTCCTCACGCTGACGGCCCCGGGCACCCCGATGCTCTTCATGGGCGAGGAGTGGGGCGCGACGACACCGTGGCAGTTCTTCACCGCCCACCCCGAGCCCGAACTCGGCCGCGCGGTCGCCGAGGGTCGCACGGCGGAGTTCGCCCGCATGGGCTGGGATCCGGATGCGGTGCCCGACCCGCAGGATCCCGACACCTTCCATCGCTCGCACCTCGACTGGGCGGAGGCCGAGGCGCCGGTGCACGCCCGGCTCCTGGCGCTGTACCGCGACCTCGCCCGACTGCGGCGAGCGCGACCGGAGCTCACCGACCCGGACTCCGCGCACACGACGGTCGAGGTCCGGGAGACGGACGGCCGCCCCGAGCACCGCGTCTACCGCATCGATCGCGGAGGAGTGTCGGTGCTCGTGAACCTCTCCCCCACCCCCGCAACGTTCGCGGTGCCCTCGACGGCCGAACTCCTCCTCACAACCGCCCCCGCGTCGAGCACCCCCACGCTCCTGACTCTCCCCCCGGACGCCGCCGCCATCATCAACTGA
- a CDS encoding CCA tRNA nucleotidyltransferase has translation MLNMADGLARLGALAENPVVRTLAEAFDEAGFELAVVGGPVRDALLGRETHDLDFTTSASPDEILAIVKPVASAHWDIGRAFGTIGARVRGEQVEITTYRADSYDGVTRKPTVEFGDSIDGDLVRRDFTVNAMALQVPAVKLVDPTGGVEDLVAGVLRTPTDPRVSFGDDPLRMLRAARFSAQLGFTVEEDTERAITELRETLTIVSPERVQSELVRLMQTDDPVRGIRVLVETGLIEEFLPEVSALKLEVDEHHHHKDVYEHSLTVLRQAIALEHARNPGAPADVPLRIAALLHDIGKPRTRKLEPGGAVTFHHHDVVGARMARKRLQALRFDSATTDAVATLIELHLRFFGYAEGAWTDAAVRRYVRDAGDLLERLHILTRADVTTRNKRKAARLAAAYDDIESRIAALREQEELDAIRPELDGNRIQEVLGISPGREVGEAYRFLLDLRLDEGVLGEDVAEQRLREWWASRG, from the coding sequence ATGCTCAACATGGCCGACGGCCTCGCCCGTCTCGGCGCGCTCGCCGAGAATCCCGTCGTCCGCACCCTCGCGGAGGCCTTCGACGAAGCCGGTTTCGAGCTCGCCGTCGTCGGCGGTCCGGTGCGCGATGCGCTGCTCGGCCGTGAGACGCACGACCTCGACTTCACGACGAGCGCCTCGCCGGACGAGATCCTCGCGATCGTGAAGCCGGTCGCCTCCGCGCACTGGGACATCGGTCGGGCCTTCGGGACCATCGGCGCCCGGGTGCGGGGCGAGCAGGTCGAGATCACCACCTATCGCGCCGACAGCTACGACGGCGTGACGCGCAAGCCCACCGTGGAGTTCGGCGACTCGATCGACGGCGACCTCGTCCGCCGCGACTTCACGGTCAACGCGATGGCCCTCCAGGTGCCCGCGGTGAAGCTCGTCGACCCGACCGGCGGGGTCGAGGACCTCGTGGCGGGGGTGCTGCGGACACCGACGGATCCCCGGGTGTCGTTCGGCGACGACCCGCTCCGGATGCTGCGCGCCGCCCGGTTCAGCGCGCAGCTCGGCTTCACGGTGGAGGAGGACACGGAGCGGGCGATCACCGAGCTCCGCGAGACCCTGACGATCGTGAGCCCGGAGCGCGTGCAGTCCGAGCTCGTGCGCCTCATGCAGACCGACGACCCCGTCCGCGGCATCCGGGTGCTGGTGGAGACCGGACTCATCGAGGAGTTCCTCCCCGAGGTCAGCGCCCTCAAGCTCGAGGTCGACGAGCACCACCACCACAAGGACGTCTACGAGCACTCGCTCACGGTGCTCCGTCAGGCCATCGCGCTCGAGCACGCCAGGAACCCCGGGGCCCCGGCGGATGTGCCGCTGCGGATCGCGGCTCTGCTCCACGACATCGGCAAGCCCCGCACGCGCAAGCTCGAGCCGGGTGGCGCGGTGACCTTCCACCACCACGACGTCGTCGGCGCCCGGATGGCCCGCAAGCGGCTGCAGGCCCTGCGCTTCGACTCGGCGACCACGGATGCCGTCGCGACCCTGATCGAGCTGCATCTGCGGTTCTTCGGCTATGCGGAGGGGGCGTGGACGGATGCCGCCGTGCGCCGCTACGTCCGCGATGCCGGGGACCTGCTGGAGCGGCTGCACATCCTCACGCGCGCCGACGTCACCACGCGGAACAAGCGCAAGGCCGCGCGGCTCGCCGCCGCCTACGACGACATCGAGTCCCGGATCGCGGCTCTTCGCGAGCAGGAGGAGCTCGACGCGATCCGTCCGGAGCTCGACGGCAACCGCATCCAGGAGGTCCTCGGCATCTCTCCGGGCCGGGAGGTCGGCGAGGCGTACAGGTTCCTCCTCGATCTGCGCCTCGATGAGGGCGTGCTGGGCGAGGACGTCGCTGAGCAGCGTCTCCGCGAGTGGTGGGCTTCGCGCGGCTGA
- a CDS encoding fibronectin type III domain-containing protein, producing MTSPTPAVRWRRRGLTSVALLAVLGGAVVAPAALAAPDPEVPTGSLVTGDTPWHYLDDGSDPSPAPAALRDWTLPAYDDSAWKTAPGSFGAKGGKLAPVGPQTPKTLLNHYLDGAAAPTVPTYFFRTTFELEAGVAEQVAALQSTITYDDAIIVWINGEEVARYVDGRITDTTNVEYAGDSNGDPLTSTFSAEGDLLRDGTNTIAVSLFQDRASSSDIYFDMSSLTLVKASDPGTPVVAPPTRVILTPTEKPEVSQSFSWLAGDASHTVGQVEIGLATGGATRTVDAYDAGVVNGNPNKHFSATVTDLTPATAYRYRVGLPGSWSDWYEFRTADPKANDFQFIYYGDAQIGLDTTWPSVVKQAEAHAPRSIGSVHAGDLINTSSNENEWLNWFQGMKDSAVRTNVMAAPGNHEYSGDKLLTAWKAAFEYPHNNPSTSSIGELADLAKGDSEVAQQYRAFFDHWSSFAAETAYYTDYQGVRFITLNATRDTTFLTPAGLPSCTGAECPSSQIGTLWTRFQAAWLDLLLQNSPSKWNVVTFHQPVFSASAGRDEPVLRAEWLPVFQRNDIDLVLMGHDHTYARGYVNTDATETPGLTTGPVYVVSNSGAKHYDLETPEKNVWTNNGATQVLRGQGVTTYQVIDVSKNQLVYRSYLAEKQPDATTDLPVGAVYDTFTVTKSDAGEKWVTEAGVTPPVTEEPEPEKPAAVELGASSVPAGGTLAVSGSGFAAGAELALELRSDPVALGTVTVAADGTFSRTVTIPAATPAGTHTLAVILPDGTEVTASLTVTAAADGGAIAPGESDSGGATDGDLATTGADSTPFVIGAIVLLAAGLGLFALRRRRATAVVETTDAG from the coding sequence ATGACCTCCCCCACCCCTGCGGTGCGGTGGCGGCGTCGCGGACTGACGTCCGTCGCGCTGCTCGCCGTGCTCGGCGGCGCCGTCGTCGCCCCCGCGGCCCTCGCCGCGCCCGATCCCGAGGTGCCCACCGGATCGCTCGTCACCGGCGACACCCCCTGGCACTACCTCGACGACGGCTCCGACCCGTCCCCTGCCCCGGCCGCACTGCGCGATTGGACCCTGCCGGCCTACGACGACAGCGCGTGGAAGACCGCACCGGGCTCGTTCGGCGCCAAGGGCGGGAAGCTCGCCCCCGTCGGCCCGCAGACGCCGAAGACGCTCCTCAACCACTACCTCGACGGCGCCGCGGCCCCGACCGTGCCCACCTACTTCTTCCGGACCACGTTCGAACTCGAAGCCGGCGTCGCCGAGCAGGTCGCCGCTCTGCAGAGCACCATCACCTACGACGACGCCATCATCGTCTGGATCAACGGCGAGGAGGTCGCCCGCTACGTCGACGGCCGCATCACCGACACCACCAACGTCGAGTACGCCGGCGACTCCAACGGCGACCCGCTGACCAGCACGTTCAGCGCCGAGGGCGACCTGCTCCGTGACGGCACGAACACGATCGCCGTGTCGCTGTTCCAGGACCGCGCGTCCAGCTCCGACATCTACTTCGACATGTCATCGCTCACCCTCGTGAAGGCTTCCGACCCCGGCACGCCCGTGGTCGCCCCGCCGACCCGTGTCATCCTCACCCCCACCGAGAAGCCCGAGGTGTCGCAGTCGTTCTCCTGGCTCGCCGGCGACGCCTCGCACACGGTCGGCCAGGTCGAGATCGGCCTCGCGACCGGTGGTGCCACCCGCACGGTCGACGCGTACGACGCCGGTGTCGTGAACGGCAACCCTAACAAGCACTTCTCGGCCACGGTCACCGACCTCACCCCCGCCACGGCGTACCGCTACCGGGTGGGTCTCCCCGGGAGCTGGAGCGACTGGTACGAGTTCCGCACCGCCGACCCGAAGGCGAACGACTTCCAGTTCATCTACTACGGCGACGCCCAGATCGGTCTCGACACCACATGGCCGAGCGTCGTGAAGCAGGCCGAGGCACACGCTCCTCGCTCGATCGGCTCCGTGCACGCCGGCGATCTCATCAACACCTCCAGCAACGAGAACGAGTGGCTGAACTGGTTCCAGGGCATGAAGGACTCGGCGGTCCGCACCAACGTCATGGCCGCCCCCGGCAACCACGAGTACTCGGGCGACAAGCTGCTCACGGCGTGGAAGGCCGCGTTCGAGTACCCGCACAACAACCCGTCGACGAGCTCGATCGGCGAGCTGGCGGACCTCGCGAAGGGCGACTCCGAGGTCGCGCAGCAGTACCGCGCGTTCTTCGACCACTGGAGCTCGTTCGCCGCCGAGACCGCGTACTACACCGACTACCAGGGCGTCCGTTTCATCACCCTGAACGCGACCCGGGACACGACCTTCCTCACCCCGGCCGGGCTCCCGTCCTGCACGGGAGCGGAGTGCCCGTCGTCCCAGATCGGCACCCTGTGGACGCGCTTCCAGGCCGCCTGGCTCGACCTGCTGCTGCAGAACAGCCCGTCGAAGTGGAACGTCGTCACGTTCCACCAGCCGGTCTTCTCGGCCTCGGCCGGTCGTGACGAGCCGGTGCTCCGCGCCGAGTGGCTGCCCGTCTTCCAGCGCAACGACATCGATCTCGTGCTCATGGGCCACGACCACACGTACGCCCGCGGCTACGTGAACACGGATGCGACCGAGACTCCGGGCCTCACCACCGGTCCGGTCTACGTCGTGTCGAACTCCGGCGCGAAGCACTACGACCTGGAGACCCCGGAGAAGAACGTCTGGACCAACAACGGCGCCACGCAGGTGCTGCGCGGTCAGGGCGTGACGACGTACCAGGTGATCGACGTCTCGAAGAACCAGCTCGTCTATCGGTCGTACCTCGCCGAGAAGCAGCCGGACGCCACGACCGACCTCCCCGTCGGCGCCGTCTACGACACGTTCACGGTGACCAAGTCGGATGCTGGTGAGAAGTGGGTCACCGAGGCCGGTGTCACCCCGCCGGTCACGGAGGAGCCGGAGCCGGAGAAGCCCGCGGCGGTCGAGCTGGGCGCGTCCTCGGTCCCGGCCGGCGGCACGCTCGCGGTGTCCGGAAGCGGCTTCGCGGCCGGCGCGGAGCTCGCCCTCGAGCTGCGGTCCGACCCGGTCGCGCTCGGTACGGTCACGGTCGCGGCCGACGGCACGTTCTCGCGCACCGTCACCATCCCCGCGGCCACCCCGGCGGGGACGCACACACTCGCCGTGATCCTCCCCGACGGCACCGAGGTGACGGCCTCCCTCACCGTGACCGCAGCGGCTGACGGCGGTGCGATCGCCCCCGGTGAGAGCGACTCGGGCGGCGCGACCGACGGCGACCTCGCGACGACCGGTGCGGACAGCACGCCGTTCGTCATCGGCGCCATCGTGCTGCTCGCCGCCGGCCTCGGCCTGTTCGCGCTGCGTCGCCGTCGTGCGACCGCGGTCGTCGAGACGACGGACGCCGGGTAA
- a CDS encoding Lrp/AsnC family transcriptional regulator yields MPANDALADETDRIVAAALQVNGRASWGEIARVVDLPERTVARRGQRLLDRGLVRVSTYVDPARVLHARAVLFRITTEPHALWHVARTLARRADASSVSVLEGSSDIAGMLLPHDDASIRELLFTDFPEVEGIASINVTTVLKFFRSGHDWRVGVLSDEQVRMLDESSGSEVDPADALSEDEEALIRLLLKDGRMPVAQLARALGLNVTTTRRRMESLNRRGLMHPRTEIVPSLFGLGLEALVWLRVPMDRLEKVGSALAAAPEVKFIVATTGTSQLLMNVLVRDADEFYDFLTGPAVAGHDGLEVVESLVVITPVLRGSLIVDEAPAALAQDMPTGAIRL; encoded by the coding sequence GTGCCCGCGAACGATGCCCTGGCCGATGAGACCGATCGGATCGTCGCGGCGGCCCTGCAGGTGAACGGCCGCGCGTCCTGGGGCGAGATCGCCCGCGTGGTCGACCTCCCGGAGCGGACGGTCGCCCGCCGCGGGCAGCGTCTCCTGGACCGCGGGCTCGTGCGCGTCTCGACCTACGTCGACCCCGCGCGCGTGCTCCATGCCCGCGCCGTCCTTTTCCGGATCACGACCGAACCCCATGCGCTCTGGCACGTCGCCCGCACCCTGGCGCGTCGTGCCGACGCGTCGTCCGTGTCGGTCCTCGAGGGCAGCAGCGACATCGCCGGCATGCTCCTCCCCCACGACGACGCATCGATCCGCGAACTGCTCTTCACCGACTTCCCCGAGGTGGAGGGCATCGCGTCGATCAACGTCACCACGGTGCTGAAGTTCTTCCGCTCCGGACACGACTGGCGGGTGGGGGTGCTGTCCGACGAGCAGGTTCGGATGCTGGACGAGTCCTCCGGGTCCGAGGTCGACCCGGCGGACGCCTTGAGCGAGGACGAGGAGGCGCTGATCCGACTCCTGCTGAAGGACGGACGGATGCCCGTCGCACAGCTCGCCCGCGCGCTCGGACTGAACGTCACCACGACGCGCCGACGGATGGAATCGCTCAACCGCCGCGGTCTCATGCACCCCCGCACGGAGATCGTCCCGAGCCTCTTCGGCCTCGGGCTGGAGGCACTCGTGTGGCTGCGGGTGCCGATGGATCGGCTGGAGAAGGTGGGATCCGCCCTCGCCGCCGCCCCCGAGGTGAAGTTCATCGTCGCGACGACCGGCACGTCGCAGCTCCTCATGAACGTGCTCGTGCGCGACGCGGACGAGTTCTACGACTTCCTCACCGGTCCCGCGGTGGCGGGCCACGACGGGCTGGAGGTCGTCGAGTCGCTCGTCGTCATCACGCCGGTGCTCCGCGGGTCGCTGATCGTGGACGAGGCGCCGGCGGCGCTGGCGCAGGACATGCCGACGGGAGCCATCCGGTTGTAG
- a CDS encoding aldehyde dehydrogenase family protein, translating into MFTATGDDWADRAAALSLHTRMFIDGSWEDGAAEPLAPISPRDGRALPPIAAASAADIDRAVRSARAAFDAGVWSRIAPRERGQLLIAFAQKIHDNAEELALTISLEMGKPVREALQTELRAVVNCFRWYGEAADKVLDELPVTAPNSLALVTREPAGVVAAVVPWNFPLTMTAWKLAPALAVGNSVVLKPAEHTTFSALRLAELAHEAGLPAGVLNVTPGAGHVAGRALGEHPDVDVVTFTGSPEVGRRFLGYAAASNGKRVWPELGGKTASLVLPDADLERAVRATADGCFYNQGQMCTASSRLLVPRAHYDRALEIAAEVARTSLPADPFDVSTSMGAIVSEKQLAGIAGFVERAEADGAELAAGSTERFSAVDGGSYFAPVVLGVTPAHEVAQREVFGPVLSVIAYDDVEDALAIANGTEYGLAAALWSTDLNAVHTLSRRLRAGVVWVNCFEEGDMTIPFGGVKGSGFGRDKSLHAMEKFTDLKTTWIELS; encoded by the coding sequence GTGTTCACGGCAACTGGAGACGACTGGGCGGACCGCGCGGCGGCGCTGTCGCTGCACACCCGCATGTTCATCGACGGCTCCTGGGAGGACGGGGCCGCCGAGCCCCTCGCACCGATCAGCCCCCGCGACGGCCGGGCACTGCCTCCGATCGCGGCCGCCTCCGCCGCCGACATCGACCGCGCGGTCCGCTCCGCCCGTGCCGCGTTCGACGCGGGCGTCTGGTCGCGCATCGCCCCCCGGGAGCGCGGCCAGCTGCTGATCGCCTTCGCGCAGAAGATCCACGACAACGCCGAAGAACTCGCCCTCACCATCTCCCTCGAGATGGGCAAGCCCGTGCGCGAGGCGCTGCAGACCGAACTCCGCGCGGTCGTGAACTGCTTCCGCTGGTACGGCGAGGCCGCAGACAAGGTGCTCGACGAGCTCCCCGTCACCGCCCCGAACAGCCTCGCGCTCGTCACCCGCGAACCGGCCGGCGTCGTCGCCGCGGTCGTGCCGTGGAACTTCCCGCTCACGATGACGGCCTGGAAGCTCGCCCCCGCTCTCGCCGTCGGCAACAGCGTCGTCCTCAAGCCCGCCGAGCACACCACCTTCTCGGCCCTGCGCCTGGCCGAGCTCGCCCACGAGGCCGGCCTCCCGGCCGGCGTGCTGAACGTCACCCCCGGCGCCGGCCACGTCGCCGGCCGCGCACTCGGCGAGCACCCCGATGTCGACGTCGTCACGTTCACGGGCTCGCCCGAGGTCGGCCGCCGGTTCCTCGGATACGCCGCGGCGTCGAACGGCAAGCGCGTGTGGCCGGAGCTCGGCGGCAAGACGGCGAGCCTCGTGCTCCCGGACGCCGATCTGGAGCGGGCGGTCCGGGCCACGGCCGACGGCTGCTTCTACAACCAGGGGCAGATGTGCACGGCCTCGTCCCGGCTGCTCGTCCCCCGCGCGCACTACGACAGGGCCCTGGAGATCGCCGCCGAGGTCGCCCGCACGAGCCTTCCCGCAGACCCGTTCGACGTGTCCACGTCGATGGGGGCGATCGTCAGCGAGAAGCAGCTCGCCGGGATCGCCGGGTTCGTCGAGCGCGCGGAGGCCGACGGCGCCGAGCTCGCGGCCGGCAGCACCGAACGGTTCTCCGCCGTCGACGGCGGCAGCTACTTCGCCCCCGTCGTGCTCGGCGTGACCCCCGCGCACGAGGTGGCGCAGCGCGAGGTCTTCGGCCCCGTGCTGTCGGTCATCGCGTACGACGACGTCGAGGACGCCCTCGCCATCGCCAACGGCACCGAGTACGGCCTCGCCGCCGCGCTGTGGAGCACCGACCTCAACGCCGTGCACACCCTCTCCCGCCGGCTGCGGGCGGGTGTCGTCTGGGTCAACTGCTTCGAGGAGGGCGACATGACCATCCCCTTCGGCGGGGTCAAGGGCTCCGGCTTCGGGCGCGACAAGAGTCTGCACGCGATGGAGAAGTTCACCGACCTGAAGACCACGTGGATCGAGCTGTCGTGA